A region of the Herpetosiphon gulosus genome:
GAACTTGAGCAATCGCGGCGCGATTTGATTGCAGCGATCTCGCACGATTTGCGTACCCCGCTGACAGCAGTGCGGGCGATGATCGAGGCTTTAGCTGATGGTGTGGTAACTGAGCCAGCCATGCAGCAGCGCTACCTTAATTCGGCCAATGCCCAACTGACCAACCTAAGCACCTTAGTTGATGATTTATTCGAGATGGCTCAACTTGATGCTGGGGTGTTGCGTTTGGAATTAGAACGCGCCTCGCTGGGCGATTTAATCTCTGATACGTTGAGTAACTTACAGCCGCATGCTGATGCTCATGGCGTGCAATTGCGTGGCAGCGTTGCACCTGAAGCCGATTTGGTGCTGATGAATGCACCCAAATTGCAACGAGTGTTGTATAACTTGATTAGCAACGCGCTGCGCCACACGCCGAGCGACGGCACAATCGCCATTCAGGCCCAAACAATCAACCAAACCGTGCATGTTGAAGTCAGCGACACAGGCGAAGGCATTCAGCCCGACGATTTGCCGCATATTTTCGAGCGCACCTATCGCGGCGAGAAATCGCGTTCGCGCGATTATGGCGGGGCGGGCTTGGGCTTGGCGATTGTACGGGCGATTATCGAGGCCCATGGTGGCAACGTTTGGGTTGAAAGCCAACCCCAGCATGGTGCACGCTTTGTCTTTACCCTGCAAACTCCCGTTAACTAGTATTTGTAATGGTTGATTGCGTTTGCGATGAAGTACATGCCCTCACCCCCTCTCCCGCACGCGAGGCGAGGGGGAACCACGAAACCAAAAGCCCCTTGGGCGAGGGGCTGGGTGAAGGGATTAATCAAGTACTCGCCGATAAACGGCCAAGGTTTGCTCAGCGGTGCGTTGCCACGAAAATTTGGCTGCTTGAGCCGGAGCTTTATCACGCAAAGCTTGACGAGCTGCATCATCATCCCATAATCGTTCAATTGCATCAGCCCACGCTAGCGGGTCAGCAACTGGCAATTTGAGGCCAGCTTCGCCGACCACTTCAGGCAAACTTGAGGCATCAGCAACCACTACTGCCGCGCCACAAGCCAAGGCTTCTAAGGCTGGTAAGCCAAAGCCTTCGTAGCGCGAGGGGTTGAGATACAAGCGACAGGCACTCAGCAGCCAGCGAATCTCCTCATCGCTAGGGCTATCGATCCAAGTCACAACATCTTCTAAGTGTAATTCAGCCAGGGTTTGCCAAATTTCGCTATCGAGCCAGCCGCGTCGCCCCGCCAAAGCCAAGCGATAGCCAGCTTGCGGCTTGCGATCAACTGCAATTCGTAAGGCTCGCAACAACATTGGGATATTTTTGCGCGGCTCTAGGGTTGAAACAAACAGCATAAATTGATCAGCCTGCCAAATGCTGTTGCCAATGTGGCGTTGAGCATCGGCGGCTAGGGCGATTGGCTGCATATCGGTCGCCAGATGAATCACATCAATTCGCGCTGGATCAACATTTAATACATTAGTGAGATCGTTGGCGGTGCTGTACGAATCGGCAATAATTGCATTGGCTGAGGCCAGCGCTCGCTCAATTTGGCCATAATAACGGCTGGCATTGGCATCCAAAATTTCGGGAAACAATTTAAAAGCCAAATCATGCACAGTGATTACGGCAGGAAATGGGCGATACAGCGGCGGAATAAAATCAGGTGAGTGTAACAATTTTGGGCGGCGCAGGCCAATTTCCAAGGGCAAAAGCACTTGTTCTAAGCGATGATGGGGCGGGGTGAATAAACGTGCTCGCTGAATGTTGGGGCCAAGCACCAATGGCTTGGGGCTTTTGCGATGTTCCAGCACCAACCATTGTTGCTCAGGCGCGATTTTGGGCAAATAGGTCAGCAATTTTTGAGTGTATTGGGCGATGCCACCATGGCGGTAGGCATTCAAACGCGCATCGATCGCAATCATCAGCGGCCTCGTAGCAAAATATGATTGTTATGCTACCACAGCCTAGGAGCGCTGGGTGATCAATTGTTCAACTGGCGGCGGCGCAACTTGGGGCTTATCGACGATGCCGCTAACTTCCTCCAAAATTGCCTGGGCGCGATAGCTGGCGACCAAAGCTTGGCGCAAACTACGCTGTTGTTGAATGCCCTCTTCGTTGATCGAATTGCCAATCGCTTGTTGCAATTCCTGAATTTCACCCTGCAAGCCTTGGGCGGCTTGAGTTAATTGGGCAAATACTGCTGGCGGCAGATTGATTGTGCTGGCATCGATCAGTGGTTTTTTATGCTGATATTGGCGTTCAAGCAATAAAAAAATCGACCAACCTGCCATTCCAGCCACGCCCCAATCGATCAAATAACACAGCCACACTGGCGAGCGTGGCGTGAGAACTTGATGATCGACGAGATCCCAAGCGATGTAGGCAGCAAAAGCTCCCAACAACGGGAACCAGCGACGATTGAGGCTAACCTTCATAATTGCCCATCCATTACACAAATTAATGCCTGAACAATGATTCAGGCCAATCTAGTATGCTGCGCTAATCTGAAATTCTGATGAAAATTTGATGAGATGGCGATGAGCTATTAGCGTGAAATCGTTATCAAGGCTGGTTGGCAAAAATCGCCAGAGCAGGTACGATCAGGCAGCTTTAGCGAAAGGATGATTATGGCTCGGATTGCAACGATCGAACGCAACACCCGCGAAACCCAAATTAAGCTCACGCTCAATCTCGATGGCTCTGGTCAAGTGGCGATCAATACGGGGATCGGGATGTATAACCATATGCTGGAGAGTTTTGCTCGCCATGGTCAATTTGATTTAGAAGTGACCTGCAATGGTGATTTGCATATCGACGATCATCATTCGGTCGAAGATGTGGCAATTTGCTTGGGCATGGCAATTGATCGGGCACTCGGCGATAAGGCTGGTATCACTCGCACTGCCCATACCTATGTGCCGATGGATGAGGCATTGGCATTTGTCGCGCTTGATCTGAGTGGCCGACCGTTTCATGTGCTCAACTTTAGCTGGACCAACCCCAGTATCGGTGGCTTGACCTGCGATTTGGTTGAGCATGTGTTTGAAAGTATTGCGATTCATGCCCGAATGAATTTGCATGCGAAAATCGAATATGGCCGCAACGACCACCACAAGGCCGAAGCCTTGTTCAAGGCTTTGGCGCGGGCACTCGATAGCGCCACCAAGCATGATCCCCGCTTGGGCGATGCGATTCCCAGCACCAAAGGTGTGATTTAACCAACATGCGCCCGCTTTATCTATCATTGCTGGTGGATGTTGGCAGATATACAGAGGTTGAAAAAAATAATAATAATCGACCAGATACGTATTAGAGGGTGCAGGGGGATGAAAACCCTTACGGGGTAGGTTTTTAAGAATTAAGGGATGACGCATTACCGAACCGGCGGTATGATCGGGGTGTCAACAACCAATCAATCCTCGCGAGGTCGTGATGCGTCATCCCGGATTATCAGCATGGGAAGCCGTCGTGTCAAGCGCCTTTCCCCACTGAAGTCGCGCGTTTGCCCGTGGATTGGCCTGGTGGAGTTTCGGGATTGCCCACACCCGAAGCGGTGGACGACGCACAATTGCGACGTGGTTTGCCCTCGTGCTTGGGCAGAAGGTCAATACTATCGAACAGCGCCTCTATGAATGGTGGCCGGCGACCAGCGGTAAACGCTCGATGTCACCAGCTGCTTTGCCCCGCTCCTCGCATGGGTGCTGCGCCTCTGGATGGGAACCCAGCTCACCCTCACCCTTGATGCCACACCTCTGCACGATTGCTTCAGCGGTTTGACCATCAGTGTCGTCTATCGCGACAATGCCATTCCAGTGGCGTGGACGATCCTGCCTGCCAGCCAGAAACAGGCCTGACATCCGCTGTGGGTGCGGCTCTTGGCCCTGATCCAGTCCGACATCCCTCCTGACTAGACGGTGCTGGTGCTGACCGATCGCGGCCTGTGGTCATCGACCCTCGATCGCGCAATTCAGGCCCATGGCTGACATCCGTTCATGCGGATTACCCGCCATCGCACGGTGCGGCCTCATGGGCAAGCGCGATCGGTGGCCCCGACGACGCTGGTCACGCCACAGCAGCCCCAGTGGCGCGGGGTGGTGCAGGCGTTTTAAGGGCGGTATCCGCTCACGGCCACGCTGCTGGTCTGGATGGGCAGCATGCCGACCCGTGGTGCATGCCGACCGATCTGCCACCAACTGCCAGTGATGCGGCGTGGTATGAGCTAGGGTTTTCTTCCCCTGCACCCCCTAAATTTCAATTGGTGATGGTCAATCATTGTCCGATAAACCACGGAATCCGTGGTTTGCAGCGGAAACTTATCCTAGTAGAGATTTTCATCCCCTAATATTTAACGGATAACCCTCGGTTAACTCTACAACAATTGCCAAGAAATGTCTGAGCACTAATTTTGGCAACCAGATTAGTCGCTACAAAATGCCGTAGCGTTCGCGCCAAAAATCCAGCACTTCTTGCACAATTTGCTCCATGCCAATTTGTGGCTCCCAGCCTGTGGCTTGGCGCAATTTACTATTATCGCCTTGTAAAATTGGCTCATCGACAGGCCGCAAACGGCTTGGGTCAAGCCTAACTTCGATTGGCACACGCCCAAAACGCCGCACCAACTCCACAATATCGCCAATGCGGGTGGCCACGCCCGAACAAAGATTGTAAACCTCGCCCGCAGGCGCTTTTTCGAGCAGCAGCCACAAAGCCCGTGCCACATCGCTGAAATGGCTGAAATCGCGCTGTGGCTCCAAATTGCCAACATGCATCACTGGTTCGCTCTGGCCTGCTTCAATTGCAGCCATTTGCTGGCAAAATGTTTGAATCGAGCAGCGATCGCCTTGGCGTGGCCCCACATGATTAAACGAGCGGGTAACTACGACATGTAAGCCATATGATTGATGATATTGCAAACTCAGCATTTCGGCGGCGGCTTTGCTCACGCCATATGGGCTGCCTGGGCGCAAAGGGTGGCTCTCCTTAATTGGCACATCAGCCGGATTAACGATGCCATACTGGGCGCTGGTGCAGGCAATATGCACACGAGCTTGAGGTACGGCAACCCGCACAGCCTCTAAAATATTCAGGGTTCCTTCGGTATTGGCACGTAAAGTGGTAACTGGAGCATCCCATGAGGCGCTGGGGTAGCTTTGGGCCGCAAGGTGAAAAATGCGATCTGGCAGAACTCGCCGCAGCAACGTCGCCATCGCAAAGGCATCTTCAATATCGCCTTCGTGAAAGGTTACTTTGCCTTGCAAATGCTCAATTGGCCGTGGATCGGAGCGCCAACGCTTGAGCGCATGAATTTCGAGATTAGGCAAGGTTAACAGATAATCGGCGAGAAAACTACCAACTGGCCCAGTAATGCCAGTAATCAAAACACGCATTAGAGTTCCTCAGTAGGTACATAGCAGCGCAGCAGGGTCACCGAGTTGGCAACTTCGTAGGTGTATGCGCCCAAACTTGCTGGCAAAACCAAGGTCGTGCCCAGCGTCAATTCCCAAACTCCGTGAAATGAGCGCAAGGTGGCCGAGCCATCGATCACGGTGATAATTTCAAAGCTGGTGGGCAAGGTTGCCGAATCGACGCGGCCATGCAATTGCCAACGCTCCATGGCGAAATAGCGACACTTAACCAGCAACGTTCGGCGTGAATCAAGTCGCGTCGGCGGAGTTTCAGCTGATGCCGATGCAGCATAATCCAGCACATCCAAGGCTCGTTCAATGTGCATCTCGCGAGGTCGACCATAATCATAAATTCGATAGGTCAGATCAGAGGTTTGCTGAATTTCAAACAGCATCACGCCAGCGTTAATCGCATGGATCGTACCAGCAGGCACGAAAATTGTGGTTCCAGCGTGGGCTGGCACATAACGCAGCAGTTCAGGCAAGCGATCGTTGGCGATCAATTGGCTACATTCTTCGCGGCTGGTTTGGCGATTAAAGCCATGAATCAACTGAGCATTGGCTTCAGTTTGCAGCAAATACCATGCTTCGGTTTTGCCATTGAAGCCAGTGGCAGCCTCGACCGTGTGGGCATAGGTATCATCGGGGTGCACTTGCACCGACAGATGATCAGCAGCATCAATAAATTTAGCCAGCAAGGGAAATTGGCTGCCTGAGCGCTCAAATGGCACGCTACCAAGCAATAATGCCCCATAGCGTTCAGCCGCTGCCGCCAAGGTTTGGCCTTGCAACGGACCATCAGCGATGCGATTTTCAGCATAAACGAGCCAAATCTCGCCCAGCGGGCTAGGGGCAGCGGGCAAGTGCAGCCATTGGGCTAGGCGATTGCCGCCCCAAACACGGCTATCGTAGCGAGCTTCGAGTTGGATGGGTGGTAAGGTTTTCGCTTCCATAATTACTATCTTCTAAAGATCGCAACGACGCTGAGGTAGACTCACCCCAGCGTCGTTCCATCGATCAATCGTGATAACGCTAGCGATGAATAAAACTCGTCCAAGTGCGATATTCGCGGCCTTCAAAGGTCGCAACCACTTCAACCGGAATCGTGCCAATCGGCAGATCACGCACATGGAACACAAAACTGGCAGTGCCATCAAGTCCCGTCGTATGGCCCGTGCCTGGAATCCGTTCGTTGCCAATATAGCGGTAGATATTGACAAAGGCTGGATGAGCCGCCTCGCCGTTGACAATCAAGCGCACACAAATCACTTCATCTTCGGGTGGGCTGACCACGGGCAAAGTGGCCCATGCTTGAATGCCTTCGATTGGCGCTGGCACATTGATATGACAAGGCCGATCGGGGAATGGCACATTGATGGGAATTGGCAACACTGCGGTTGGAATCGCGGTTGGCTCAATTGGCGCTTGGGTCGGCACAACTGGAATGGTTGGCGTTGGTGTTGGGCGAGGCTCTTGCTCACGCTGACGATATTCAACCCCAACCAAACCTAGCACGACCAAATTGGTTTGGTGCAATTCCATGCGGCCCCGCTCGAACCACTGAAACGAAATTGGGTTGCCAGCAGGATCGCGGCCAACCAGCAATGGGCTAATGGGCAAGCCATAAATTTCGAGGCTGGTTGCACCTGGCGTTGTACCCACAGTTTCCCATTTGGTACGAAACGGCTCACATACATTAAAGCCAGTGCGTTCGAAATAGCGGCAACCAGCGCGGGCAGTTTCGCGTTCATGGCCGATGCGATAGAGTTCTGCACCCAAACGCCCAAGCTGTACCTCGAACTGGCGCGAGTGCTCAGGATGATATTCAAAGCGTGCTCGCTCAAAATATTGCACGGTAAAAATGCCGTTACTGGTTGTTTCACGAATTTCAGCAGTAATTGGATAGCCGAATTGACTTAGACCGCCGTTGGTCTCCCAATAGCGCCGAAATGCCCCGTTGATACAAAACCCAGTGCTCGAAAAACACAATGGTTGTTCAACGGCAGGCGGCTGATCATCATCTTCGGGGTTTTGGGCGGCAACCGGTTGCCAGCGCCAACTCGCCCAACTCACACAGATAAGTATCAACCCTAGCCCAAAGGCGAGCCGCCAACGGTGCATACGTCAATCCCCCTCACTAGGCAATAGTGGTTTGAGCACTCAAGGCAGTCAGGCGGGCACGTAAGGCCAACATTGCTGCTAAATTGCGCATCAAACGATAACCAAAAATTGGATCTTGCTCACAACGATTGAGAATTGCAGCCTGCGAAATGCAAATCACCCGCACACCTGCATCGCCTGCTTGGAGTCGCGCCGAACGCACACCGCCATCAACCAAGGCCAATTCACCAGCAATTTCATCGGCAAACAAGGTGGCGAGTTTGCGCTCTGGCCCTTCGGCTCCAAGGCTGCTTGGGTCGAGCCACACTTCCAAATGGCCGCGCACCACCACATACAGATCGTTTTCGCTGGATTGTTGGGCTGAAAGCACCACCGCCGGCTCAAGTTGCTGAATCTGGGCGTGATCGGCCAAGAAGGCTAAATCGTCGGGCCGCATTTGTTCAAATAAGGGAACATCGGCCAAACGTTGGGCGATGTCGGCAGGGGTTGGTTGCTCAGATGAATCTGGCTGCAATGCCATAAAGCCTCCAAACTAGGTTCATGCCTGTATTCTAGCGGTTCTTGAAGTGATCGGCAACATTGGCCCAATTTTGGCGTACAATGCTGACAGACCATTGGTCATCCCCCCAAATCGTGAGCAAAATATGTTAATATCCCCATACTGCCGATTTTGGTGGGACTCTGGAACTATATCATGCGGCGTGGTAATGGCATAGTCTGTGCTTTATAGCCAATCAGAATATCGAAACAAAAAATAACACATTACAAACAATGTTAAAAGGAGGTCACAGGGTGCACTGTCCTCATTGTAATGCACCCTGTCGCTACATTGGCGAGCAACGGGGCGCTGAAAAATATAATCGTGGCCGGAAGATGTTGTTGTGGACGTGTGTTGCCTGTGGTTCAACGTTAAGCCAATTGGTCGATAAGGACACGCCGATTCCATCGGTTGGCACACTTTCATCGCAGCAACAAACCAAAACAACCGTCGTCAGTGGTCGCTCTGCACGAGACTAAGCTGCTGGGCATCAAATGTTAGGTCGAGGTCTTGATCTTGGTGTAGTTGATAGCTGCTCGGCAAATCGAGTTGCAATACCCCATGCTGATAGCGCCACTCAATCCGTTGATGGCTCCCACGGAAACTTTGCCCAGCCACTTGGCCGCGATAGCTAGCCGTTGCATTTGGCGCTAGCTGGGCCGCCTCAGGCCGAATCAGCAAATAGGCTGCTTGGGTTTGCGAGCTTTGAATTTCAAATTGGCCTAAATTGGTTTCGACCAGCTGTAACTCAGAGCTAAGGCTGGTTTGCTT
Encoded here:
- a CDS encoding ATP-binding protein, producing MRRFLHQSSLLLLTLAIALGLVSLVGHFGLMLPMSELEGIVKLFGSLGFGAGIVAIVALQSRMLSLLRSLRAQIIAAIGLGGILVAALLQGVARAMFISTDHDLPLLLLVLIFMLVLALGFSIAVGNVLVARLAEVRAGAAALAKGDLALRIPEHGNDEVSILAADFNQMADALAQSAERQHELEQSRRDLIAAISHDLRTPLTAVRAMIEALADGVVTEPAMQQRYLNSANAQLTNLSTLVDDLFEMAQLDAGVLRLELERASLGDLISDTLSNLQPHADAHGVQLRGSVAPEADLVLMNAPKLQRVLYNLISNALRHTPSDGTIAIQAQTINQTVHVEVSDTGEGIQPDDLPHIFERTYRGEKSRSRDYGGAGLGLAIVRAIIEAHGGNVWVESQPQHGARFVFTLQTPVN
- a CDS encoding glycosyltransferase family 1 protein, which codes for MIAIDARLNAYRHGGIAQYTQKLLTYLPKIAPEQQWLVLEHRKSPKPLVLGPNIQRARLFTPPHHRLEQVLLPLEIGLRRPKLLHSPDFIPPLYRPFPAVITVHDLAFKLFPEILDANASRYYGQIERALASANAIIADSYSTANDLTNVLNVDPARIDVIHLATDMQPIALAADAQRHIGNSIWQADQFMLFVSTLEPRKNIPMLLRALRIAVDRKPQAGYRLALAGRRGWLDSEIWQTLAELHLEDVVTWIDSPSDEEIRWLLSACRLYLNPSRYEGFGLPALEALACGAAVVVADASSLPEVVGEAGLKLPVADPLAWADAIERLWDDDAARQALRDKAPAQAAKFSWQRTAEQTLAVYRRVLD
- the hisB gene encoding imidazoleglycerol-phosphate dehydratase HisB, coding for MARIATIERNTRETQIKLTLNLDGSGQVAINTGIGMYNHMLESFARHGQFDLEVTCNGDLHIDDHHSVEDVAICLGMAIDRALGDKAGITRTAHTYVPMDEALAFVALDLSGRPFHVLNFSWTNPSIGGLTCDLVEHVFESIAIHARMNLHAKIEYGRNDHHKAEALFKALARALDSATKHDPRLGDAIPSTKGVI
- a CDS encoding GDP-mannose 4,6-dehydratase — its product is MRVLITGITGPVGSFLADYLLTLPNLEIHALKRWRSDPRPIEHLQGKVTFHEGDIEDAFAMATLLRRVLPDRIFHLAAQSYPSASWDAPVTTLRANTEGTLNILEAVRVAVPQARVHIACTSAQYGIVNPADVPIKESHPLRPGSPYGVSKAAAEMLSLQYHQSYGLHVVVTRSFNHVGPRQGDRCSIQTFCQQMAAIEAGQSEPVMHVGNLEPQRDFSHFSDVARALWLLLEKAPAGEVYNLCSGVATRIGDIVELVRRFGRVPIEVRLDPSRLRPVDEPILQGDNSKLRQATGWEPQIGMEQIVQEVLDFWRERYGIL
- a CDS encoding type I phosphomannose isomerase catalytic subunit gives rise to the protein MEAKTLPPIQLEARYDSRVWGGNRLAQWLHLPAAPSPLGEIWLVYAENRIADGPLQGQTLAAAAERYGALLLGSVPFERSGSQFPLLAKFIDAADHLSVQVHPDDTYAHTVEAATGFNGKTEAWYLLQTEANAQLIHGFNRQTSREECSQLIANDRLPELLRYVPAHAGTTIFVPAGTIHAINAGVMLFEIQQTSDLTYRIYDYGRPREMHIERALDVLDYAASASAETPPTRLDSRRTLLVKCRYFAMERWQLHGRVDSATLPTSFEIITVIDGSATLRSFHGVWELTLGTTLVLPASLGAYTYEVANSVTLLRCYVPTEEL
- a CDS encoding cyclic nucleotide-binding domain-containing protein, coding for MALQPDSSEQPTPADIAQRLADVPLFEQMRPDDLAFLADHAQIQQLEPAVVLSAQQSSENDLYVVVRGHLEVWLDPSSLGAEGPERKLATLFADEIAGELALVDGGVRSARLQAGDAGVRVICISQAAILNRCEQDPIFGYRLMRNLAAMLALRARLTALSAQTTIA